Below is a window of Streptomyces spongiicola DNA.
CAACCATGTGGCGTGGGCCGCGCGGGAGCTGGCCGGACGGGACTACGGCGGCGCGGCGCTGTTCTCCTCGGTCGCCTTCGACCTGGTGGTGCCGAACCTGTGGGCGCCCCTGGTCACCGGCCAGCGGCTGGTCCTGCTGCCGCAGGACACGGACACGTCCGAGCTGGGCAAGCGTCTTGCGGAGGCCGCCCCGTTCAGCTTCCTGAAGCTGACGCCGGGACATCTGGACATCCTCGCCCACCAGCTGTCCCCCGCCCAGGCGGGCGCCCTCACCCCGGTCATGGTGGTGGCGGGCGAGCCGTTCACCCGTGACACGCTCGCGCGCTGGCGGGAGCTGGCCCCGGACATGACACTGATCAACGAGTACGGGCCGACCGAGGCGTCCGTCGGAACCTCGGTCCATCCCGTGCCGCCCGAGGGCGCCGGGCCGGTTCCGGACGTCCTGCCGATCGGGCGAGCGCTGCCCAACATGACGATGTACGTGCTGGACGCGGCGATGCGGCCGGTCCCGGTCGGCGTGGCCGGGGAGCTGTACGTGGGCGGCACGGTTGTCGCCCGCGGCTACGCGGGCCGGCCCGAGATGACCGCCGAGCGGTTCGTACCCGACCCGTACGCCGGCGAACCCGGCGCCCGCCTCTACCGCACCGGGGACCTGGTCCGCCGACTGCCCGACGGCGCCGTGTCCTTCCTGGGCCGGCTCGACGACCAGGTCAAGATCCGCGGCTATCGCGTCGAACTCGGCGAGGTTCAGGCCGTGGTGGCGGCGCACCCCGCGGTGCGCGACGCGGTGGTCGTCGTCCACCGGCCGGAAGGCGGCGAGCCCGCGCTGGCCTGCTATGCGGTGCCCACCGAGCCCGGCACCGAACTGCCCGACCTCACCGCGCACTGCGCGCCGCGGCTTCCGGAGTACATGATCCCGGCGACCTTCACCGCGCTGGAGGCCGTCCCGGTCAACGCCAACGGCAAGGTCGACCGCAGGGCGCTGCCCGCACCCGGACTGCTCGACAGCGACGCGCACGTCCCGCCGCGCGGTCCGGTCGAGGAGGCCGTCGCGGAGATCTGGGCCGACCTGCTCGGCGTCCAGGCCGGGGCGCACGACAACTTCTTCCACATCGGCGGCAATTCGATCCTCGCGATCCGCCTGATCTCCCGGATCCAGCAGGAGTACGGGATCGACTTCGCCGTCCGCACGGTCTTCGAGGGCCCGACGGTCGCTCAGCTCGCGGCCGTCGTCGAGGAGCGCGTCGCCGCGGAGGTGGCCGCGCTGTCCGACACCGAACTGCTGAACGCCGTCGGCACCCTTCCCACCGCCGACACCACATCGCGGAGCAAGGAGCACCTGGCATGAGCACCGGGAACATGGACACGCCCGTCGTCTCGGGCACCGATGCCGACGCGCTCCGTGCTGAGCTGCTGCGCCGCCGTCTCGCCGGCGGCAGTGCCGCCGCACCGCGCCGTACGGGGATCCCGCGCGCCGACCGCGGCGCCCCGCTGCCGCTGTCGTACGGACAGCAGCAGATGTGGTTCCTCAGCCGACTGGAGCCCGACAGCCCCGAGTACCTCGTGCCGCTGGTGCTGCGGCTGCGCGGCCCGCTCGACGCCGACGCCCTGGATCTGGCCTGGCAGGTGGTGGTGGAACGGCACGAGATCCTCCGCACCCGCTACATCCTGCGGGACGACGAGCCGGTCCAGGTCGTTGACGCCCCCGGCCCGCTGCCGCTGGTGCGTTCTCAGGCCGCGGATGACAAGGCGGCGCACGCCCTGGTCGAGGCGGACCTGTCCCGCACCTTCGATCTGGGCCGCGACTGGCCGGTGCGCGGTCGGCTGATCCGGTTGTCCGCCGACGAGCACGTGCTCGCGGTGGTCTTCCACCACATCGCCTGCGATGCGTGGTCCACGCAGGTTTTCGGCCAGGAGCTGAGCGAGCTGTACAACGGCGCGGCCCCGGCCCCGCTCGCCGTGCAGTACGCCGACTACGCGGCCTGGCAGCGCGAGCAGCTCACCCAAGACGTGATGACACGTCACATCGAATACTGGGCGGACCGGCTGGCGGACCTCCCTCCTCTCGATCTGCCCGCGGACCGGCCGCGTCCAGCGGTGCGGGACGGTGCGGGCGCCACGGTGCCGTTCGAGGTGCCGGAACCGCTCGCGGCCCGGCTGCGCGACCTGGCGGCCGCCCAGGACAGCACGCTGTTCATGCTGTTCCTCGCCGCCTACCAGACCCTGCTGGCCCGCTACACGGGCCGCACCGACATCGCGGTCGGCACCGTCGTCTCCGGCCGCGGCCGCCCGGAGCTGCAGCAGCTGATCGGCTACGGCATCAACACCCTGTTGATGCGCGGCGACCTGTCCGGCGACCCGACGTTCACCGAGCTGCTGGCCCGCACCCGCGCCACGGTTCTGGACGCCTACGACCACCAGGAGCTGCCCTTCGCCCGGGTCGTCGAGGAGATCGGGCCGGAGCGCGACCTGTCGCGCACCCCGCTGTTCCAGGTCGCGTTCACCCTGCACGGCGACCGGGATGCCGCATTCGTGCTGCCTGGCATCGAGGCGTCGCCCTTCGAGGGATCGGGACAGGTCGCCAAGTTCGACCTGGACCTGCAGCTGCGCGAGGGCGGGGACGGATCGCTCGGCGGGCACCTGGAGTACGCGACGGCGCTGTTCGACCGTACGACGGTGGAGCGGTTCCGCAGCCATCTGCTGCGCCTGCTCACCGACATCGCAGCCGCCCCCATCGCGCAGCTGTCCGCGCTGGAGATCATCGGGGACGAGGAGCGGGCCGTGCTGATCCGTCCGGCCGAACAGCCGGGCCCGGTGACCCGTCGTGTGCACGAGCTGTTCGAGGAACAGGCCACGCGCACCCCGGACCACGTCGCCGTCTCCTTCGCGGGCACCACGCTGACCTATGCCGAGCTCAACGCCCGCGCCAACCGCATCGCCCATGCCCTGATCGCCAAGGGGGCCGGCCCGGAGACCCTGGTCGGTCTCAGCCTGGAGCGGGGCATCGAGCTGATCCCCGCACTGCTCGGCATCCTGAAGTCCGGCGCCGCGTACCTGCCGCTGGACCCGGCGAACCCCGCGGACCGGATCGCCTACATCGTGGACGACGCCCAGGCCCCCGTCGTCGTCACCTCGCAGGCCCACGCCCGCCTGTTCGAGGGGAAGCTGCTGCTGCTTGACGGGGACGAGGATCTCATCGCGGCCCATCCCGACACCGACCCGGCCGTCGCCGGCAGTCCGGAGAACCTGATCTACACGATCTACACCTCGGGTTCGACCGGCAGGCCCAAGGGGGTCGCGCTCACCCACAGCAACGTGGTCCGCCTCATGGACCGCGGCCACGAGCACTTCACCTTCACCGAGACGGACGTGTGGACACTGTTCCACAGCTACGCCTTCGACTTCTCCGTGTGGGAGATGTGGGGAGCGCTGCTGTACGGCGGCCACCTCGTCGTCGTCCCGGACTCCGTCGTGCGCTCCCCCGAGGAGTTCCTCAACCTCCTGGTGCGCGAACGGGTCACGTTCCTGAACCAGACGCCGACCGCGTTCCGTGCCCTGGTCGGCACCGATGCCGAGCTGGCCCTGCGCGCGGTGGTCTTCGGGGGCGAGAAGCTGGAGGTGTCCGATCTGCGGCCTTGGGCCGAGCGGTTCGGTCTCGACCGGATCGCCCTGGTCAACATGTACGGGATCACCGAGACCACCGTCCACACCACCTACCACCGCGTGACCGGACAGGACCTGGACGCGCAGGGGGCCAGTCCGGTCGGCCGGCCGCTGGCGGACCTGAGCGTCTGTCTGCTCGACGCGGACGGCCAGCCCGTGCCGGTGGGCGTACCCGGGGAGATCTGCGTGGGCGGCGCCGGTGTGGCGCGCGGCTACCTCAATCGGCCGCGGCTGACCGCGGAGCAGTTCGTGCCCGACCCGTACGGGCCACCCGGGTCCCGCCTGTACCGCAGCGGTGACCTGGCCCGCCGGCTGGCGGACGGGCAGCTGGAGTTCCTGGGCCGCATCGACGACCAGGTCAAGATCAGGGGCTTCCGCATCGAACTCGGTGAGATCGAGACCTCGCTGGCCGTCCACCCGGATGTGCGGGACGCGGTCGTGCTGGTGCGCGAGGACACCCCCGGCGACGAGCGGCTGGTCGCGTATGTGACCCCGGCCGACGAGGCCGTGCCAGCTCCGGGCGCCCTGCGCTCTCATCTGGCTGGCCGACTGCCCGAGTACATGGTCCCGGCCGCGTTCGTCGTCCTGGAGGCGCTGCCGTTGACCACCAACGGCAAGCTCAACAAGCGGGCCCTGCCCGCGCCCGGCCGGGAAGCCCTGGGACCGGCGGGATCCGTCGCCCCCCGCACGGTCACCGAGGAACGCATCGCCGCCGTGTGGGCAGATGTCCTGGGCCTGGAGCAGGTCGGCGTCGAGGACGGCTTCTTCGAGCTGGGCGGGCATTCCATCCGTGCCGTCGCCCTCGTGGGCCGGCTGCGGGCCATCGGCTACGACCTCGCCGTGCGCGACGTCTTCGAGCATCGCACCGTCGCCCGCATCGCCGAACTGGTCACCGGACGCCCGGCGCCGACCGACACCGGCCGTACGGCCGAGCCGTTCTCGCTGATCACGGCTCAGGACGCGGCCCGGCTTTCGGAGGGCGTCGTCGACGCGTACCCGCTGTCGCAGGTGCAGCTCGGCATGGTTGTGGAAATGCTGACCGACGACGGCAGGCACCCGTACCACAACGCCACGTCGTTCAGGATCCGCGACGAACAGCCGTTCTCCGCGGAGGCGCTGCGCGAGGCCGCCGCCGTGGTCACCGCCCGACACGACGTCCTGCGCACCTCCTTCGATCTCACCGGGTACTCCGTACCGATGCAGCTGGTGCATGCAGCCGTCGAGCTGCCGATCGGTGTGCGCGACGTCTCTCATCTGTCCGAGGACCAGCTCCTGTCGGAACTTCGGGAGTTCGTCCGGCAGGAACGCGCTGCCCTGTTCGATCTGACGACGCCGCCGCTGCTGCGCCTGCACGCGCACGTGGCCGGTGACGGAAGCTGGTGGATCACCAACACCGAGTGCCACGCGATCCTGGACGGCTGGAGCCACCACTCGCTGCTGATGGAGATCCTGGAGGAGTACGGCCGCATCCGCGACGGCCGGGAGCCCGCCGGGTCCGGCACCCCGGCCGTCCGCTTCGCCGACTTCATCGCCGCGGAACTGGACGCCCTGGGCTCCGAGGAGTCCCGCGCCTACTGGCAGTCCGTCGTCGACGGCTACCCGCCGCTGACCGTGCCCGCCGCGTGGCACGGCCGCCCGGACGACGCCGGCGCCCCCCATCGCGTCCCCGTGCCCTTCCACGACCTGGAGGACAGGCTGCGCGCACTGGCCTCCAAGGCGGGCTCCTCGCTCAAGAGCGTGCTGCACGCGGCTCACCTCAAGACGCTCAGCATGCTGACGGAGGAGGAGCGCTTCTTCACCGGTCTGGTGTGCAACGCACGGCCCGAGGTGCTCGGCGCCGACTGGGTCTACGGCATGCACCTGAACACGCTGCCGTTCGCGTACGACCGTTCCGCGGCCACCTGGCGCGAGCTGGTCGCCGCCGTGTTCGCCCGCGAGGTAGAACTGTGGCCGCACCGCACCTACCCGATGCCGGTCATCCAGCGTGAACTCGCCGACACCGAGCGGCTGGTCGAGATGCGGTTCAGCTACCACGACTTCGACCAGGTCGACCACGACCAGGTCGACTACCTGGCGAGCATCGACGACAGTCCCACCGAGTTCTCGCTCGGCGTCTCGGCCCGCATCGGCCACCTCGTCCTCACCGCCTCCCCGCGTGCCCTGAGCCGCAGCGCCACGGACCGGCTCGCACAGATGCTGCGCCAGGTCCTGGAGGCGATGGCCGCGGATGCCGAGGGCGACGCCCAGGTCACCTTCCTGCCCGAGGGCGAGCGGGAGCGGCAGCTGGCGGAGTGGAACGACACCGCCTACGAGGCCGAGGCCGCCTCCGTGCTCCAGCTGTTCGAGGCGCAGGCCGCCCGCACCCCGGACGCGGTCGCCGTCGACCACGCGGGCGCCACCGTCTCCTATGCCGACCTGGACGCCCGTGCCAACCGGCTCGCCCACCACCTGCGCGGCCTCGGCGTCACGGCCGAGTCCCGGGTGCTGGTCCGGATGGACCGCGGCCCCGACCTGTTGACCGCCCTGCTAGCGGTGTGGAAGGCGGGCGGCGCCTACGTCCCGGCCGACCCGTCCTACCCGGCGGCCCGGGTCACCGCCATGCGTGAGGCCTCCGCGGCCGTGGTGACGCTCAGCGAGCTGCCGGACCTGGCCGGGCTACCGGCTTCCGCGCCGGTGCGGGTGGACGATCTGGACCGGCTGGCCTATGTCATCTTCACCTCCGGCTCCACCGGCACTCCCAAGGGTGTCGAGGTCACCCACCGCGGTCTGGTCAACCACGTGGCCTGGGCGGCCCGCGAACTCGCCGCGCGCGGCACCGGAGGCGCCCCGCTGTTCTCCTCGGTCGCCTTCGACCTGGTCGTCCCCAACCTGTGGGCGCCGCTCGTGACCGGGCAGGCCGTGCACACGGTGGGGCAGCACGTCACCCTGGCCGACCTGGGCGAGCACCTGGTCGCCTCGGGGCCGTACAGCTTCGTCAAGCTGACCCCGGGGCATCTGGACGTACTGGCCCAGCAGCTCACCGCCGAGCAGGCGGCCGCGCTGGCGCCGGTGCTGGTGGTGGCGGGCGAGGCCTTCACCCGCGCCACGCTGGAGCGTTGGAGCGCGCTCGCACCGAACACGGAGCTGATCAACGAGTACGGGCCGACCGAGGCGTCCGTGGGCTCCACGATCTTCCCGGTTCCCGGTGACACCGAGGCCGACGTCCTGCCGATCGGGCGTCCGCTGCCGAACATGCGGACGTATGTGCTGGATGCGGGGATGCATCCGGTGCCGGTGGGTGTGCCCGGTGAGCTGTATGTCGGCGGCACGGGCGTGGCGCGCGGTTACGCGGGCCGCTCCGACCTGACTGCTGAGCGCTTCGTGCCGGACCCGTACGGTGATTCACCGGGTACCCGCCTGTACCGCACCGGTGACCTGGTGCGTCAGCTCTCCGACGGGGCCGTCGAGTTCCTCGGCCGTATCGACGACCAGGTCAAGATCCGCGGCTACCGCGTCGAACTCGGCGAGATCCAGGCCGTCCTCACCGAACACCCCGCGGTCCGCGAGGCGTTCCTCACCGTCCACGAGGGCCCGCTGACCGCGTACTATGCGCCGGCCGACGCGTCCGCAGACTCCGTACGCGCCCATCTGGCCGACCGGCTGCCCGAGTACATGCTGCCCGGGACTCTGATCGCTCTGGACGCCCTGCCGCTGAACGCCAACGGCAAGGTCGACCGGCGTGCCCTGCCCGCCCCGGACGCCGATGCGGCCGTGGACGACGGTCATGTCGCGCCGCGCACGGTGACCGAGGAGCGGATCGCCGGGATATGGGCCCAGGTGCTGGGGCGGGACCGGGTCGGTGTCGAGGACGGCTTCTTCGAGATCGGCGGCCACTCCATCCGCGCCGTCGCGCTCGTCGGCGCGCTGCGCGCGGCCGGATTCGACATCGGGGTCAGGGACGTCTTCGAGCACCGCACGGTCGCCGAGCTGAGCGAGTTCCTCACCGGCCGCCCCGCGCGCACCGAGGTGGATGTGCCCGTCGAGCGGTTCGCGCTGATCGGCGCCGAGGACCGGCAGACGCTCCCGGGCGACGCCGTGGACGCCTACCCGCTGACGCAGGTGCAGCTCGGCATGGTCCTGGAGATGCTGGCGGACGACACCGGGCACGCCTACCACAACGTCTCCTCGTTCCGGATCAGCGAGCCGGAGCCGTTCTCGGAGCCGGCGCTGCGCGTCGCCGCCGACGTGGTCGCGGCCCGCCACGAGATGCTACGCACCTCCTTCCACCTCGACGGCTGCACACAGCCGCTCCAGGTGGTGCACTCCGAGGCCACCGTCCCAGTGGCCGTGCACGACCTGAGGGAGCTGAACGAAGAGCAACGGCGTGCCGCCGTCCGGGAGTTCATCGCCCGTGAGCGCGCCGACCTGTTCGACCTGGAGCGGGCACCGCTGCTGCGGATGACCGCTCACGTCGAGGACGACGGCTGGCGGCTCGGGCTGACCGTCTGCCACGCCATCACCGAGGGCTGGAGCCACCGGGCGCTGCTGATGGAGCTGCTCGACGAGTACCGCCGGGTGCGCGACGGCGGGGAACCGTCCGAGGTGCCCACGCCGCCCGTGCGCTACGCCGATTTCGTCGCCGCCGAACTGCGCTCGCTGGAGTCGGAGCCGGACCGGGCGTACTGGCGGCGGGTCACGAGCGGCTACGCGCGCTTCTCCCTGCCGGCGGCCTGGGCCGGCGACCGCACCGCCGAGCGGGAGCGCTACCGGGTCGCCGTGCAGCTCGGCCCGTACGAGTCCGGGCTGCGCGCGCTGGCCGCCCGGGCCCGCGTCTCGGTCAAGAGCGTGCTGCTGGCCGCACATCTGAAGGTGCTCAGCCTGCTCACCGAGGAGACCCGGTTCCACTCGGGCCTGGTGTTCAGCGCCCGCCCCGAGGCGCCGGGCGCCGACCGGGTGTACGGCATGTACCTCAACTCCCTGCCGTTCGCATTCGACGCGGACCGTGACCGCACCTGGGAGGAACTGGTCCGAGACGTCTTCGCGCACGAGGCGGGCATGTGGGAGCACCGTCGGCACCCGATGCCGGCGATCCAGCACGACGCGGGGGTGGAACGCCTGCTGGACGTCCGCTTCAGCTACCAGGACTTCGACCACGTCGAAACCGAGCGCGTCGACCTGGCCGACAGCTCCGGCGAGGGCGCGACCGAGTTCGACCTCGCGGTGTCGGCGGTCTCCGGCTACCTGCTGATGGCCACGCACACCCACGCGCTGTCCCGCGAGAACGCCGACCGGCTCACCGCGCTGTACGCGGCGGTCCTGGCCGCCATAACCGAGGACCCGGCCGGCGACGCCCGCCTGGTGCCGCTGCCGGCCGAGGACCTGGAGCGGCAGCTGGTGACCTGGAACGACGCCGCGCACGAGGCCGAGATCGCCTCCGTGCTCCAGCTGTTCGAGGCGCAGGCCGCCCGCGTCCCCCACGCTCCGGCGGTGACCCTCGGGACGGAGACGGTGATGTACGCCGAGCTGGATGCGCAGGCCAACCGGCTGGCGCACGCCCTGCGGGAGCGCGGCGTCGACGCCGAAGCGCGCGTCGCGGTCCAGCTGGACCGGGGTCCCTCCCTGATCGCGGCTCTGCTCGCGGTGTGGAAGGCGGGCGGCACGTATGTGCCGGTCGACCCGTCCTGCCCGGTGGAGCGCGTCGCCTCCATCGTGGCGACCTCGGGTGCCCGGGTGGCGCTCACCTCCGAGGCGTACGCCGGCCGGTTCTCTTCCGCCCAGGTGCTGCTCGCCGACGCGCACGTCAGCGCCTGGCCCGCGACCGCGCCGGTGCGGGTGGACGATCTGGACCGGCTGGCCTATGTCATCTTCACCTCTGGCTCCACCGGTGTTCCCAAAGGTGTCGAGGTCACCCACCGTGGTCTGGTCAACCATGTGGCCTGGGCGGCCCGCGAACTCGCCGCGCGCGGCACCGGAGGTGCCGCGCTGTTCTCCTCGGTCGCCTTCGACCTGGTCGTGCCCAACCTGTGGGCACCACTGGTCACCGGGCAGCGGGTGTTCGCGGTACCCCAGGACACCGAGCCCGGGCAACTGGGCCGTGCGCTGCTGGCCGAGGCGCCGTACAGCTTCGTCAAGCTGACCCCGGGCCACCTGGACCTGCTCGCGGAGCAGCTCACCACCGAACAGGCGGATGAGCTGGCGGCGGTCGTGGTGGTGGCGGGCGAGGCGCTGCCCGGCACCACGGCGGACCGGTCGCTGGACATCCTCGGCCCCGATCGCCTGATCAACGAGTACGGCCCGACCGAGGCGTCCGTCGGCTCCACGGTCTTCCCGGTGACGGAGCCGGCCGGCCGCGAGGTGGTCCCGATCGGGCGTCCGCTGCCGAACATGCGGACATACGTGCTGGATTCGGCGATGTATCCGGTGCCGGTGGGTGTGCCGGGCGAACTGTACGTCGGCGGCACGGGCGTGGCGCGTGGGTACGCGGGCCGCCCCGACCTGACCGCGGAGCGCTTCGTGCCCGACCCGTACGGAGAGGTGCCGGGTGCTCGTCTGTACCGCACCGGCGACCTGGTCCGTCAGCTCCCCGACGGTGTCGTCGAGTTCCTCGGCCGCATCGACGACCAGGTCAAGATCCGCGGCTACCGCGTCGAACTCGGCGAGATCCAGGCCGTCCTCACCGAACACCCTGCGGTCCGCGAGGCGTTCCTCACCGTCCACGAGCCGGTGCCCGGCGACCGCCGCCTGGTGGCGTACTGGACGGCGGCGGGCGAGGCGGCCCCGGCGCCCGAGGTCCTGGCCGAGCACTGCGCGGTGCGCCTGCCCGACTACATGGTGCCCGCGGCCTTCGTGGCCCTGGACGTCATGCCGCTGAACGCCAACGGCAAGGTCGACCGGCGCGCCCTGCCGGTGCCCGACCGGGGTGCGCTGCGCACCGGCACGGAGCACGTGCCACCGCGCACGCCGACGGAGAAGGCGCTGGCCGCCATCTGGTCCGAGGTCCTCGGCGTCGAGCAGATCGGCGTCCACGACCGCTTCTTCGACCTCGGCGGTCACTCCCTGCTGATGATCAAGATCCTGGCCGCGGCCCGCGCCGCCGGCCTCGCGGTCTCGATCTACCGCATGTACCAGCATGACACCTTGATCGACCTGGCGGCGGCGGTGGACGGGGACGCGGCCGCCGCGGACGGTGGGCACGGTGCGGCCCCGGCCGCGTCCCGGGACGCGAGCCCGGCGGACGCGGACGCCACCCGGCCGCAAGCCGCGGCCTCAGGCACCGTCGAGGTGCCCGCCGAGTTGCTGGCGCAGTTGCTCCGGCAGGTCGGCGGGGAAGGCGCCGAGCAGACGAGCGAGGCGGTGACGCGGGCCGCCGCGCTGCTCTCCGCCGCGCCGCGGGACCGGGCCCCCGCCACACCGGGCGGACTCGCCGAGGGCATCGACACCGTCATGACCGAGCATCACGTGCCCGGTGTCGCCATCGCCGTCATCCGGGACGGTGCGGTGGCGGCCGTCGAGGGCCACGGCGTGCTGGCGGCCGGCAGCCACGCGCCGGTGACGGATCGCACGCTGTTCCAGGTCGGCTCCATCAGCAAGCACGTCACCGCGCTGGGCGTGCTGTGCCTGGTGGACCGGGGAATCGTCGACCTGGACGCCGACATCGACGACTACCTCACCTCCTGGCACCTCGACGAGGCAGCGGATGCTCCGGGACGCATCAGCCTGCGGATGCTGCTCGGACACCGCGCCGGGCTCGCCCGGTACCGCGGCCCCGGCTGCCGCCCCGGCGAGCCGGTGCCAAGCCTGCTCGAGCTGTTGGAGGGCAGGCCACCCGCCGCTACCCCGCGGGTGCGCCGCGAGCTGCCGCCGGGGGAGGTGTTCCGCAAGAGCAGCACGCACTACTGGGTGGTCCAGCAGGTGCTGGAGGACGTCACGGGCGAGCCGTTCGAGCCACTGATGCGGCGTCTCGTGCTGGACCCGCTCGGTCTCGCCGACAGCAGCTTCGACCAGGACCACCCGCACACCGCCGGCCTGCCCGTGGCCCTCGGCCACGACGTTCACGGCGCCCCGCTCAAGGGCGGCTGGCGCACCCGCGCCCACCTCGCCGCCGCGGGGCTGTGGACGACGGCGGCGGACACCGCCCGGTTCGTGGTCGCGGTGCGGGACGCTCTTCTCGGCGCCCCGGACGCACTGATCCCTCAGGCTCTGGCCCGGGAGTTGCTGGCGGGCGAGACCGGCACGTTCTACGGGCTCGGGACCATCGTCGACGACAGCGGCGACGACCTGGAGTTCGGGCACGGCGGCGAGCCCTCGGGCTACTGGAACATGGCGATCAGCCATCTGCACGGCGGCACCGGATTCGTCGCCCTGACCAACGCCGACTCCGGCAAGGCCGTCGTCCGACACCTGACCGCCGAACTGGGCCGCACGCACGCCGGGTTCGGCAGTGGATGCCTGGCCTCCGACTGGCGCACGGCCGAGGGCGGCGACGGGCTCCCGGCGGTCCTCGCCCCCGTCGTCACGGAGGAGGAAGGGGCATGACCCCGCGCTCCCCGCACGGGGAGCGCACAGCCCCGCCCGCCACCCATCGGCCGGCCCGCACCCCTGAAGGAAAGAGGAGCAATCCGTGGCACCCGTACGGCACCTGATCTCCATCGACGACCTCGACGACGCGGATCTGCAGGCTCTGGTCGCCCGGGGGGCGGAGTTCTCGGCCGGCACCGCCGGCCGGCCGACTCCGCTCGCCGGGGACGTCGTCGGTGTCTACTTCAGCAGGACCTCCACCCGTACCCGCACCGCCTTCTCCAGCGGCGCACTGCGTCTGGGCGCGCAGATCATCGCGTACGGCCCCGACGACCTTCAGCTCAACACCGGTGAGACCAGCGAGGACACCGGCCGGGTGATGTCCCGCATGCTCGACGTCCTCGTCGCCCGCACCGCGGGCGACCCCGCGGAGATGCGCGCCTGGGCCGCCCAGGACCGGATGGCCGTGATCAACGCGATGAGCGCCGACGAGCACCCCACCCAGGCACTGACCGACCTGACCACGATGCGCCGGCACTTCGGCCAGGTCGAGGGCTTGCGTGTGCTCTACGTAGGCGAGGGCAACAACACCGCCTCCGCGCTCTCCCTCGCCCTGACCCGCTTCCCCGGCGTCGAGTTCGAACTGCGCACTCCGCCCGGCTACGGCCTGACCCCCTCCTACCGCGAGCGCGCGGCCGAGCAGGCCGCACGGTACGGGGCAGTGTTCCGCGAGCGCCACGATATGGGCGAGTTGCCTGCCGACCTTGACGTCGTCTACACCACGCGCTGGCAGACCACCGGCACCAGCAAAC
It encodes the following:
- a CDS encoding ornithine carbamoyltransferase, with amino-acid sequence MAPVRHLISIDDLDDADLQALVARGAEFSAGTAGRPTPLAGDVVGVYFSRTSTRTRTAFSSGALRLGAQIIAYGPDDLQLNTGETSEDTGRVMSRMLDVLVARTAGDPAEMRAWAAQDRMAVINAMSADEHPTQALTDLTTMRRHFGQVEGLRVLYVGEGNNTASALSLALTRFPGVEFELRTPPGYGLTPSYRERAAEQAARYGAVFRERHDMGELPADLDVVYTTRWQTTGTSKPDPDWRTVFAPFQVTEALWETNPKAVFMHDLPAHRGDEVTAEVLDGPASIAFAQAENKMHSAMAVLDWCRA